A single genomic interval of Candidatus Hydrothermales bacterium harbors:
- a CDS encoding roadblock/LC7 domain-containing protein, with protein MSEYKYIEESFKKVEAILKKLKETSNSNAVLLIDKAGQLITSIGDIEGLDTISFATLSAADFGATSQLAALIGEKNFSSLYHQGEKNSLYISLVANRVIVAVLFDSKTTLGLVRVRTKHASQELEQILDELFEKLKITPPRDILDKSFFKEAEEELDKLFGP; from the coding sequence ATGAGTGAATATAAATATATAGAGGAAAGTTTTAAAAAAGTGGAGGCTATATTGAAAAAGTTAAAAGAAACTTCAAATTCAAACGCTGTTTTGCTTATTGATAAGGCTGGACAACTTATAACCTCAATAGGAGACATAGAAGGGCTTGATACTATTTCCTTTGCTACACTATCTGCTGCAGATTTTGGAGCAACAAGTCAACTTGCCGCATTAATCGGAGAAAAAAACTTTTCATCACTTTATCATCAAGGTGAGAAAAACTCTTTATATATATCACTTGTAGCAAATAGGGTTATCGTTGCAGTCCTATTTGACTCAAAAACAACACTTGGACTTGTAAGAGTTAGAACAAAACATGCGTCTCAGGAATTAGAGCAAATTCTCGATGAACTTTTTGAAAAATTAAAAATTACTCCGCCTAGGGACATTCTTGATAAAAGCTTTTTTAAAGAGGCTGAGGAAGAACTCGATAAACTTTTTGGACCTTAA
- the deoC gene encoding deoxyribose-phosphate aldolase codes for MEIEKHVEATLLRPEKTWREYEEFVEKSIELKVFGICVPPSRVSQVKELIKNTEIKLISVCDFPFGYRDTDYKKRETEKLFELGCDEVDMVMNIQKFKDGNYEEVRKEIEEVAKISNGKILKVIIECGVLTTDEISMATRLVCEGGANFVKTSTGFLSRGVRLSDIRIIKKSLKNGVKIKASGGIRSRGFASILIELGVERIGTSDPLSVIKGN; via the coding sequence ATGGAAATTGAAAAACATGTAGAGGCAACCCTTTTAAGACCAGAAAAAACATGGAGAGAGTACGAGGAATTTGTTGAAAAATCTATTGAACTAAAGGTCTTTGGAATATGTGTCCCCCCATCCAGAGTCTCCCAAGTTAAAGAACTTATCAAAAATACAGAAATAAAACTCATATCTGTCTGTGATTTTCCCTTTGGTTATAGAGACACAGACTACAAAAAAAGAGAAACTGAAAAACTATTTGAACTGGGATGTGATGAGGTTGATATGGTAATGAATATCCAAAAATTCAAAGACGGTAACTACGAGGAAGTAAGAAAAGAAATAGAAGAAGTTGCAAAAATTTCAAATGGAAAAATCTTAAAAGTAATAATTGAATGTGGAGTTTTAACCACTGATGAAATTTCCATGGCTACAAGGCTAGTATGTGAGGGAGGAGCAAATTTTGTCAAAACTTCAACGGGATTCCTCTCAAGAGGTGTAAGACTCTCCGATATTAGGATTATAAAAAAATCTTTAAAAAATGGCGTAAAAATAAAAGCATCCGGAGGAATCAGATCACGCGGATTCGCAAGCATTCTAATAGAACTGGGAGTTGAAAGAATTGGAACCTCTGACCCATTAAGCGTTATAAAGGGCAATTAG
- a CDS encoding ATPase, T2SS/T4P/T4SS family: MKRAKRIGEMLLKAGVIKEEQLKEALDLQKKNGKRLGSILLELGYATEDDILKVLSRQFGDIPVAKKKHFENIPEEVIKLIPAHVAARYDIVPLAVKGNKLFLAMVNPEDHFAIEDVRFLTKLEVVPLIALEDFIKEAIKKYYKIEDMMDQIAKIESEDMGIEVITEGSQIEKKETREVIEESKNKAEIKGVEESIEDILVYADDIELAPEKLENEVEDITSIKDEKSPIVKLVNSILLDAIRRRASDIHIEPYEKELRVRYRIDGVLQEVLKRDVRLIRPIVARIKSISKMKIEEKRRPQDGRMRLNVGNKRIDVRVAVIPTIYGEKVAMRILDRSAIELSLDALGFEEESLKMFRKILKNPNGIILVTGPTGSGKTTTLYSALQELNSTEVNISTIEDPVEFTLHGINQVQVKESVGMTFASGLKAFLRQDPDIIMVGEIRDFETAEIAIRASLTGHLVLSTVHTNTAAATVTRLINMQIEPFLIASTLLIVVSQRLVRKICENCKEEYVPDESILLELSPDNPDRFKNVKFYRGRGCEKCFKIGYKGRTGLFEVMPITKTIRQLILKKAPTFEIEKAALEEGMISLREAGIRKIIRGITTPEEVLRETKIE, encoded by the coding sequence ATGAAGAGAGCAAAAAGAATCGGTGAAATGCTCCTTAAAGCAGGGGTTATAAAAGAGGAGCAATTAAAAGAAGCACTTGATTTACAGAAAAAAAATGGAAAAAGACTTGGATCGATTTTACTTGAATTAGGCTATGCAACAGAAGATGATATTTTAAAGGTCTTATCTAGACAGTTTGGAGATATACCTGTAGCAAAGAAAAAACACTTTGAAAACATTCCAGAAGAAGTCATAAAACTAATTCCAGCCCATGTTGCTGCAAGATATGACATTGTACCATTAGCAGTAAAAGGTAACAAATTGTTCTTAGCAATGGTTAATCCAGAGGATCACTTTGCAATAGAGGATGTAAGATTTTTGACTAAACTTGAAGTTGTGCCACTTATTGCCCTTGAGGACTTCATTAAAGAAGCAATTAAAAAATACTACAAAATTGAAGATATGATGGATCAAATTGCAAAAATTGAAAGTGAAGATATGGGTATAGAAGTAATAACAGAAGGTTCTCAAATTGAAAAAAAAGAAACAAGGGAAGTGATCGAAGAATCAAAAAACAAAGCAGAAATAAAAGGTGTAGAGGAAAGTATTGAAGACATCCTTGTATACGCTGATGATATAGAACTTGCACCTGAAAAGCTAGAAAATGAAGTAGAAGATATTACTTCTATAAAAGATGAAAAATCCCCTATCGTTAAACTTGTGAATTCAATTCTTCTTGATGCAATAAGAAGAAGAGCTTCAGATATTCACATTGAACCATATGAAAAGGAGCTAAGAGTAAGATACAGAATAGACGGAGTTCTCCAAGAAGTGCTTAAGAGAGATGTAAGGCTAATAAGACCGATTGTTGCTAGAATAAAAAGTATATCAAAGATGAAAATAGAAGAAAAAAGGAGACCCCAGGATGGTAGAATGAGACTCAATGTTGGTAATAAAAGAATAGATGTACGTGTTGCTGTTATTCCAACTATATATGGAGAAAAAGTAGCAATGAGAATACTTGATAGATCTGCAATTGAGCTCAGTTTAGATGCCTTAGGTTTTGAAGAGGAGTCTCTAAAGATGTTCAGAAAAATTTTAAAAAATCCAAACGGAATAATCCTTGTTACAGGACCAACAGGAAGTGGAAAAACAACAACTTTATACTCTGCTCTTCAAGAACTAAACTCAACTGAAGTTAATATTTCAACCATTGAAGATCCTGTTGAATTTACCCTCCATGGAATAAATCAGGTTCAAGTCAAAGAAAGTGTGGGTATGACCTTTGCTTCAGGACTAAAAGCTTTCCTAAGACAAGATCCAGATATCATAATGGTTGGTGAGATACGTGATTTTGAAACAGCAGAAATAGCTATTAGAGCCTCACTTACAGGTCACTTAGTTTTATCTACAGTTCACACTAATACCGCAGCAGCTACAGTGACACGCCTTATAAATATGCAAATAGAGCCATTTTTGATAGCCTCTACTCTTCTTATAGTAGTTTCTCAAAGACTTGTCAGAAAAATTTGTGAAAACTGTAAAGAAGAATATGTTCCAGATGAGTCCATATTACTTGAGCTTTCCCCTGATAATCCAGATAGATTTAAGAATGTAAAATTTTATAGGGGAAGGGGTTGTGAAAAATGCTTTAAGATAGGCTATAAGGGAAGGACAGGACTCTTTGAAGTGATGCCAATTACAAAAACTATAAGACAACTTATACTAAAAAAGGCTCCAACCTTTGAAATCGAAAAGGCTGCCCTAGAAGAGGGGATGATAAGTTTAAGAGAGGCAGGAATAAGAAAAATCATAAGAGGAATAACAACACCCGAGGAAGTTTTAAGAGAAACAAAAATAGAATAA
- a CDS encoding GTPase domain-containing protein encodes MALINYASREINVKIVYYGPGLSGKTTNIKYIYEKLSPDLKGQLVSVATEQERTLFFDFLPIDLGNVRGFKTRFHLYTVPGQVFYNASRKLILKGVDGIVFVADSQIERMDENIESFENMIENLQTYGLKIEDIPYVIQYNKRDLPNAASIEELQRNLNKDGVPYYEAVATIGKGVFETLKEIAKMVIRNLSSRTST; translated from the coding sequence ATGGCCTTAATAAATTACGCCTCAAGGGAAATTAACGTTAAAATAGTATATTACGGCCCCGGCCTCTCAGGAAAAACTACTAACATAAAATACATATACGAGAAACTTTCACCCGATCTTAAAGGACAACTTGTTTCAGTTGCTACTGAGCAAGAAAGAACACTATTTTTTGATTTTTTACCAATAGATCTTGGTAACGTCAGAGGATTCAAAACAAGATTTCACCTTTATACAGTTCCTGGTCAAGTATTTTACAACGCCTCACGAAAACTGATTTTAAAAGGCGTTGACGGAATAGTTTTTGTTGCAGACTCTCAAATTGAAAGAATGGACGAAAATATTGAAAGTTTTGAAAATATGATTGAAAACCTTCAAACCTATGGACTAAAAATTGAGGACATTCCCTATGTAATACAGTATAACAAGAGAGATTTGCCAAACGCTGCATCTATAGAGGAATTACAGAGAAACTTAAATAAGGATGGTGTACCCTATTATGAAGCAGTTGCCACTATAGGAAAAGGAGTCTTTGAAACATTGAAAGAAATAGCAAAAATGGTTATAAGAAACCTTTCAAGCAGAACCTCTACTTGA
- a CDS encoding methyltransferase domain-containing protein gives MSSRFDKIAKIYDIVNLISSFGLDHYSRWFLSKRVSGIICDLGAGKGELSMYLSKRKKVKKIFAVEISKKMLKKRFLDKKIVYVRADANFIPFKDKSFDYVVSSFVWRNIEQRELFIKESRRILKKEGKIYILEMARPSVPFSFILIPYIYIFTTILSIFFPEYLFLRSSILNLKAKELVKNYKVKKVINVFGTVFYLFIF, from the coding sequence ATGAGTAGCAGATTTGATAAAATAGCAAAAATCTACGATATAGTAAATCTCATTTCATCCTTTGGTTTAGATCATTATTCAAGGTGGTTTTTATCAAAAAGGGTATCAGGAATAATCTGTGACTTAGGTGCCGGCAAAGGTGAACTTTCGATGTATTTAAGTAAAAGAAAAAAAGTAAAGAAAATTTTCGCAGTCGAAATCTCTAAAAAAATGCTTAAAAAAAGATTTTTGGATAAAAAAATCGTATATGTAAGAGCAGATGCAAATTTTATACCCTTTAAAGATAAAAGTTTTGATTATGTAGTTAGTAGCTTTGTTTGGAGAAATATAGAACAAAGGGAACTCTTCATAAAGGAATCAAGAAGAATTTTGAAAAAAGAAGGTAAAATCTATATTCTAGAAATGGCTAGACCGTCCGTTCCCTTTTCTTTTATTCTGATTCCCTACATTTATATTTTCACAACAATTCTATCAATTTTTTTTCCAGAATATTTATTTTTAAGATCAAGTATACTAAATCTAAAAGCAAAAGAATTGGTAAAAAATTATAAAGTTAAAAAGGTAATTAATGTCTTCGGCACAGTTTTCTATTTATTCATTTTTTAA
- a CDS encoding type IV pilus twitching motility protein PilT, which produces MISLLQEMVQRGATDLHISAGSPPMFRIDGVLVPSSYPPVTPEQAQALAYSIMRDEQKKKFEEEWECDFSFGISGLARFRANVYKQRGTVSLALRTIPFKIRSFEELGIPPVIAELASRPKGLLLVTGPTGSGKSTTLAAIIDKINSERRCHIITIEDPIEYLFANKKALISQRQVESDTKSFKNALKYALRQDPDVVMIGEMRDYETIAATLTIAETGHLTLATLHTNSAVESINRIIDVFPPHQQQQVRAQLAFVLLGVITQALLPKVGGGRVLACEVLIATPAVRALIRDNKLHQVYGVIQASQKYGMQTMNQSIFKLYVERKITLETALSFSHNPEELEQMIREKLPSGR; this is translated from the coding sequence ATGATTTCACTTTTACAAGAAATGGTTCAAAGAGGTGCAACTGATCTTCATATTTCTGCAGGTTCTCCACCTATGTTTAGAATTGATGGAGTTCTTGTTCCATCCTCCTATCCTCCTGTAACTCCTGAGCAAGCTCAAGCACTAGCCTACTCAATCATGAGAGATGAGCAAAAGAAAAAGTTTGAGGAAGAGTGGGAATGTGATTTTTCTTTTGGAATTTCTGGACTTGCAAGGTTTAGAGCTAATGTTTACAAACAAAGGGGAACCGTATCACTTGCATTAAGAACGATTCCTTTTAAAATAAGAAGTTTTGAAGAGCTTGGTATACCCCCGGTAATTGCCGAGCTTGCATCCAGACCTAAGGGACTTCTACTTGTAACAGGTCCGACAGGTAGTGGAAAATCAACAACTTTAGCAGCAATAATAGATAAAATAAACTCTGAAAGAAGGTGTCATATCATCACAATTGAGGATCCAATAGAATATCTTTTTGCAAACAAAAAGGCACTTATTTCGCAAAGACAAGTAGAAAGTGATACTAAAAGCTTTAAAAATGCACTTAAATACGCTTTAAGACAAGATCCTGATGTAGTAATGATCGGTGAGATGAGAGATTACGAAACAATAGCAGCTACTTTAACTATAGCTGAAACAGGACACTTAACCCTTGCAACACTTCATACAAACTCAGCAGTTGAGTCAATTAACAGAATAATTGATGTTTTTCCTCCACATCAACAGCAACAGGTAAGAGCTCAGCTTGCCTTTGTCTTACTTGGAGTTATAACCCAGGCCCTTTTACCAAAAGTTGGAGGAGGAAGGGTACTAGCCTGTGAAGTTCTCATAGCAACTCCTGCTGTTAGGGCACTTATAAGAGATAACAAACTTCATCAAGTTTATGGAGTTATTCAGGCATCACAAAAGTATGGAATGCAGACAATGAATCAGTCAATATTTAAGCTATACGTGGAAAGAAAAATAACCCTTGAAACTGCCCTATCCTTTTCTCATAATCCTGAGGAACTCGAACAGATGATAAGGGAAAAATTACCATCAGGAAGGTAG
- the pilB gene encoding type IV-A pilus assembly ATPase PilB produces the protein MPLKIGELLIKYGLITKEQLEEALKKQKEWGKRLGSTLVELGYITEKQLVEVLAKQLGVPAIDLSDAKIPEEVLKLLPAEICYHYEVLPLARKANILFLAMVDPSNIQALENVKFITGLDVEPVIAAESSLRRTLEKFYPDYKKEITKIEETKEKEEEEVIPLDIEGIDVEEYEELVDEKEILKLGKDTHITKLVNKIIKDAIFRKASDIHIEPFENVLRIRFRIDGVLQVYADLPKRLSAGIASRLKLMCNPNLDISERRKPQDGRIQLKLKDENDREKVVDFRVSVVPTISGEKVVMRILDKSGLSLDLSVLGFEENDLQRFLKAINSPYGIILVTGPTGSGKTTTLYSALSAINTPDKQIITIEDPVEYNIEGINQVQVNREVGLDFASALRAFLRQSPDVILVGEIRDSETAEIAIRAALTGHLVFSTIHTNDAPTTIDRLIDLGIQPYLIASSVILIQAQRLVRRICKNCKREVSYDPELIVELGIPKDEISTIKFFKGEGCEVCNYTGYKGRIGIYEVMPISPRIREMILNNATSDKIREVAREEGMHTLREDGIIKIKKGITTVEEVLRVTAAGEE, from the coding sequence ATGCCACTTAAAATTGGTGAACTTCTCATAAAATATGGCTTAATAACAAAAGAACAACTCGAAGAAGCTCTAAAAAAACAAAAAGAATGGGGAAAGAGATTGGGTTCAACCTTGGTTGAGCTCGGATACATTACAGAAAAACAACTTGTAGAGGTTTTGGCTAAACAGTTAGGGGTTCCAGCTATAGATCTATCAGATGCAAAAATACCAGAAGAGGTTCTAAAACTTCTTCCTGCTGAGATTTGTTATCACTATGAAGTATTGCCGCTTGCAAGAAAAGCAAATATTTTATTTTTGGCAATGGTAGATCCCTCTAATATTCAGGCATTAGAGAATGTTAAGTTTATTACTGGGCTTGATGTGGAACCAGTTATCGCCGCTGAGTCTTCTTTGAGAAGAACCTTGGAAAAATTTTATCCTGATTATAAAAAGGAAATCACCAAAATCGAGGAAACAAAAGAAAAGGAAGAAGAGGAGGTTATACCCCTTGATATTGAAGGAATAGATGTTGAAGAATATGAAGAATTAGTAGATGAAAAAGAAATTTTAAAGTTAGGCAAAGACACTCATATAACAAAATTAGTAAACAAAATAATAAAGGACGCAATTTTTAGGAAGGCTTCAGATATTCATATCGAGCCTTTTGAAAATGTTTTAAGAATAAGATTCAGAATAGACGGAGTATTACAAGTTTATGCAGACCTTCCCAAGAGACTCTCCGCGGGGATAGCCTCAAGGCTAAAACTTATGTGTAACCCTAACTTAGATATTTCAGAAAGGAGAAAACCGCAAGACGGTAGAATTCAGCTAAAACTAAAAGATGAAAATGATAGAGAAAAGGTTGTGGATTTCCGTGTTTCAGTGGTACCAACAATATCTGGTGAAAAAGTTGTAATGAGAATCCTGGATAAATCGGGACTCTCACTTGATCTTAGTGTTTTGGGATTCGAAGAAAATGACTTACAAAGATTTTTAAAGGCAATAAATTCTCCATACGGTATAATTCTTGTAACAGGTCCAACCGGAAGTGGAAAAACCACAACTTTATACTCTGCTCTCTCTGCTATCAATACACCGGACAAACAGATTATTACAATAGAAGATCCAGTTGAATACAATATAGAAGGAATAAATCAAGTTCAGGTAAACAGGGAAGTGGGTCTTGACTTTGCATCAGCTTTGAGAGCCTTTTTAAGGCAATCTCCAGATGTAATACTTGTAGGAGAAATAAGAGATTCAGAAACAGCAGAAATAGCAATAAGAGCAGCTCTAACTGGTCATCTCGTTTTCTCCACAATTCACACTAACGACGCACCAACAACAATAGATAGATTAATAGATCTTGGCATACAACCGTACCTAATTGCCTCCTCAGTTATACTAATTCAAGCACAGAGATTAGTGAGAAGAATCTGTAAAAATTGTAAACGTGAGGTAAGCTATGACCCTGAACTTATAGTTGAATTAGGAATACCAAAAGATGAAATTTCAACTATAAAATTTTTTAAAGGCGAAGGTTGTGAAGTTTGCAATTATACAGGATATAAGGGAAGAATAGGAATATATGAAGTTATGCCAATTTCCCCGAGGATAAGAGAAATGATTTTAAATAATGCTACATCAGATAAAATAAGAGAAGTAGCAAGAGAAGAAGGAATGCATACCTTAAGAGAGGACGGTATAATAAAAATTAAAAAAGGTATTACTACTGTTGAAGAGGTTTTAAGGGTAACAGCCGCCGGAGAAGAATAA
- the ligA gene encoding NAD-dependent DNA ligase LigA, translating to MNKEEIKKRIEFLRKEINYHNYRYYVLNDPVISDEEYDRLFRELLELEEKFPEFISPDSPTRRVGEKPQEEFKTFHHRESMFSLQDARNKEELLEFDERIKRFLHLPLNKDIEYMAEPKIDGLSLEIVYENGIYKAAGTRGDGTLGEDVTLNVKTIKEVPLYLIENNEFIIPKRIDVRGEVYMLIKDFEKLNEENLKRGEKTFANPRNAASGSLRQLDPKITAKRNLKFFAWGVGYHEGIGYSTQEEILKSLKSFGFPVNPLSKKCRSIKEVIEYYDEILEKRESLPYEIDGIVVKVNSLALQQELGFTIRAPRWAIAGKFPAKEVTAKIKEVVFQVGRTGIITPVAIFDPTPVGGVIVQRATLHNFDEIERMDVRIGDYVFLRRAGDVIPEVVKVIKEKRTGEERKILPPSSCPVCNGNVIKEGAYYKCVSIDCPEKLKGSLRHFVSKKAMDIEGIGPKLIDQLVDKKMVKSVADIYYLKYTDLMKLERMADKSIRNLLEAIEKSKKTTLERFIYALGIPLIGERGAQILVRKFGSLEKLKNAKFIELRSIPEIGPEMAESVVSFFRNEKNLETIDRLLKAGITFEEKKLKKGFFTSKTVVFTGTLKSFTREEATKIVEEQGGRVSNTVSRNTDYVVVGENPGTKYKKAIEYRIKILTEEEFLECLKKENFNE from the coding sequence ATGAATAAAGAAGAAATTAAAAAGAGAATTGAATTTTTAAGAAAGGAAATTAACTATCACAACTATAGATACTACGTTTTGAATGACCCTGTAATATCAGATGAAGAGTACGATAGATTATTTAGGGAGTTATTAGAATTAGAAGAAAAATTTCCAGAATTTATATCCCCTGATTCACCAACAAGGCGTGTCGGCGAAAAGCCACAAGAGGAATTTAAAACCTTTCACCATAGAGAATCAATGTTTTCTTTGCAGGATGCAAGAAACAAAGAAGAACTTCTTGAATTTGACGAAAGAATTAAAAGATTTCTACATCTACCACTAAACAAAGATATAGAATATATGGCTGAACCAAAAATAGATGGACTGTCTCTCGAAATTGTATATGAAAACGGAATATATAAAGCAGCTGGAACAAGGGGAGACGGAACCTTAGGTGAAGATGTTACGCTAAATGTAAAAACCATAAAAGAAGTCCCTCTCTACTTGATAGAAAATAACGAATTTATAATTCCCAAAAGAATAGATGTAAGAGGCGAAGTTTACATGCTCATTAAAGACTTTGAAAAACTAAACGAAGAAAATCTAAAAAGGGGAGAAAAAACTTTTGCAAACCCAAGAAATGCAGCCTCAGGTTCTCTAAGACAACTTGATCCTAAAATAACAGCTAAAAGAAACCTTAAATTTTTTGCATGGGGAGTAGGCTACCACGAAGGAATTGGCTATTCAACTCAAGAGGAAATTCTAAAATCTTTAAAAAGCTTCGGATTCCCGGTTAATCCACTAAGCAAAAAGTGCAGAAGCATAAAAGAAGTAATTGAATACTATGACGAAATACTGGAAAAAAGAGAAAGTTTACCCTATGAAATAGATGGAATTGTAGTGAAGGTAAACTCTCTTGCTCTCCAACAAGAACTGGGCTTTACAATAAGAGCCCCAAGATGGGCAATTGCAGGAAAATTTCCTGCAAAGGAAGTTACAGCCAAAATAAAAGAAGTAGTTTTTCAGGTAGGGAGAACCGGAATAATAACTCCCGTAGCAATCTTTGATCCTACACCGGTTGGAGGTGTTATAGTTCAAAGAGCTACTCTCCATAACTTTGATGAGATTGAGAGAATGGATGTGAGAATAGGAGACTACGTATTTTTAAGAAGAGCCGGAGATGTAATTCCTGAGGTAGTAAAAGTTATAAAAGAGAAAAGAACAGGAGAAGAAAGAAAAATATTACCACCTTCAAGCTGCCCCGTTTGTAATGGTAACGTTATTAAAGAGGGTGCCTATTATAAATGTGTATCCATTGATTGCCCCGAGAAATTAAAGGGATCCTTAAGACACTTCGTGAGTAAGAAAGCTATGGATATAGAGGGAATAGGTCCGAAACTAATTGACCAACTGGTTGACAAAAAGATGGTTAAAAGTGTAGCTGATATTTATTATCTTAAATACACTGATCTTATGAAACTTGAGAGAATGGCTGATAAATCTATTAGGAACCTACTCGAAGCAATAGAAAAAAGTAAAAAAACAACTCTTGAAAGGTTTATCTATGCCCTAGGTATACCTCTCATTGGAGAAAGAGGTGCTCAGATACTTGTAAGAAAATTTGGGTCACTTGAGAAACTTAAAAATGCAAAATTTATAGAATTAAGAAGTATACCTGAAATAGGTCCGGAAATGGCAGAATCTGTAGTTTCCTTTTTCAGAAACGAAAAAAACCTGGAAACAATTGATAGATTATTAAAGGCTGGAATAACTTTTGAAGAAAAAAAGTTAAAAAAGGGATTTTTCACTTCAAAAACAGTGGTTTTCACAGGAACTTTAAAAAGTTTTACAAGAGAAGAAGCAACAAAAATTGTTGAGGAACAGGGAGGGAGAGTTTCAAATACAGTTTCCAGAAATACAGACTATGTAGTTGTGGGAGAAAACCCTGGAACAAAATATAAAAAAGCAATAGAGTATAGAATAAAAATTCTTACAGAAGAGGAATTTCTTGAATGCCTAAAAAAAGAAAACTTTAATGAATGA
- a CDS encoding nicotinamide-nucleotide amidohydrolase family protein, protein MNSKISCITIGNEILRGFRVDSNFYHLAKKLGELGEGIEIHVTTKDSKESIKNALSFCTKETDIIFTIGGLGPTIDDVTRESISEFLDIELVFREDIFYDLKKREPLLSESEHRKYGLFPKGAKIFINEVGLAHSFLVEKEGKKIFSLPGPKNEFEHTLEKILKEFEPKKDYKVIYLDLPFKKEIEIQDTLKEKINLNLLFFLPYTGGVILGIKGKIDEVSKAKKLIYNVFGDDISSEGPLLLEEVVGRLLKEKKKKISTAESCTGGLLSSRITDIPGSSEYFIGGVIAYSNEIKKNILGVKEEDLKSYGAVSEPVVRKMAESIRKMFCTDFGLSISGIAGPTGGSEEKPVGTVYLAISYDKETLVFKKLFKGKREEIKFKSTHFILNELRKLLIKV, encoded by the coding sequence TTGAATAGTAAAATTTCCTGTATCACAATAGGTAATGAAATTTTAAGAGGATTTAGGGTTGATTCAAACTTTTACCATCTTGCTAAAAAACTAGGAGAATTAGGAGAAGGGATCGAAATTCACGTTACAACTAAAGATTCAAAGGAATCTATTAAAAATGCACTTTCCTTTTGTACGAAAGAAACCGATATTATATTCACTATAGGGGGTTTAGGACCTACTATAGACGATGTTACAAGAGAATCTATTTCCGAATTTTTAGATATAGAGCTTGTTTTTAGAGAAGACATATTTTATGATCTAAAAAAAAGAGAACCGTTACTTTCTGAGAGTGAACATAGAAAATATGGTCTTTTTCCTAAAGGTGCTAAAATCTTTATAAACGAGGTGGGTCTTGCTCATTCATTTTTAGTTGAAAAAGAAGGAAAAAAAATTTTTTCACTACCAGGCCCAAAAAACGAATTTGAACATACACTCGAAAAAATACTTAAGGAATTTGAACCTAAAAAAGATTATAAAGTGATATATCTTGATTTACCCTTTAAAAAAGAAATTGAAATTCAAGATACCTTAAAAGAGAAAATAAACTTAAATCTTCTTTTTTTTCTGCCCTATACAGGTGGAGTAATCTTAGGTATAAAAGGAAAAATAGACGAGGTCTCCAAAGCAAAAAAGCTTATTTACAATGTTTTCGGAGATGATATTTCTTCGGAGGGACCCTTGCTACTTGAGGAGGTGGTGGGAAGGTTACTTAAGGAAAAGAAGAAAAAAATAAGCACTGCAGAAAGTTGTACAGGAGGACTCTTATCATCAAGAATAACAGATATTCCAGGTAGCTCAGAATACTTTATAGGTGGGGTTATCGCCTATTCAAACGAGATTAAAAAGAATATTCTTGGTGTAAAAGAGGAAGATCTTAAAAGCTACGGAGCAGTATCAGAACCTGTAGTAAGAAAAATGGCTGAAAGTATAAGAAAAATGTTCTGCACTGATTTTGGACTCTCGATTTCAGGCATAGCAGGTCCAACTGGTGGCTCAGAAGAAAAACCAGTTGGCACAGTATATCTTGCTATTTCTTATGACAAAGAAACATTGGTATTTAAAAAACTTTTTAAAGGTAAAAGAGAGGAGATAAAGTTTAAAAGCACCCACTTTATATTAAATGAGTTGCGAAAACTTCTTATTAAAGTTTAA